A stretch of the Mesorhizobium sp. Pch-S genome encodes the following:
- a CDS encoding ABC transporter ATP-binding protein — MAEAAIELIGINKSFGAVRANRDINLEVARGTIHGIVGENGAGKSTLMSILYGFYQADSGEIRVNGKPASIKTSNDAIATGIGMVHQHFMLVDNFTVLENIILGAESDALLKSSIAKARSELERLEREYGLEVDPDAIIEELPVGLQQRVEILKALYRGAEILILDEPTGVLTPAEADHLFRILKQLKDQGKTIVLITHKLREIMAITDSVSVMRQGTMVATRETKKTTVEELAELMVGRRVLLRVEKGEAKAGEVKLSVKNLVVKDQRGVTMVDDVSLDVRAGEIVGIAGVAGNGQSELLEAISGIRKAVSGSVTLDGKPIDLTGAADPSELRQRGLAHVPEDRHHVGLVLAFEENENSILGYHNDKRYLKGPLLDVDAIMADAKDKIAKYDIRPANPRLKTANFSGGNQQKIVLAREIEQDPGVLIVGQPTRGVDVGAIEFIHKRLIAMRDQGKAVLLVSVELDEIRSLSDRILVMFAGRVVGERGPEASEGELGLLMAGVEQKEAAE, encoded by the coding sequence ATGGCGGAAGCCGCAATCGAGCTGATCGGCATCAACAAGAGTTTTGGCGCCGTGCGTGCCAATCGCGACATCAACCTGGAAGTCGCTCGCGGGACGATCCACGGCATCGTCGGGGAGAACGGCGCCGGCAAGTCGACGCTGATGTCGATCCTCTACGGCTTTTACCAGGCCGACAGCGGCGAGATCCGCGTCAACGGCAAGCCGGCCTCGATCAAGACATCCAATGATGCAATCGCCACCGGCATTGGCATGGTGCACCAGCATTTCATGCTGGTCGACAATTTCACCGTGCTCGAGAACATCATCCTTGGTGCCGAGAGCGATGCGCTGCTCAAATCCTCGATCGCCAAGGCGCGTTCGGAGCTCGAGCGGCTGGAGCGGGAATACGGGCTGGAAGTGGACCCCGACGCCATCATCGAGGAATTGCCTGTCGGGCTGCAGCAGCGCGTCGAAATCCTCAAGGCGCTCTACCGTGGCGCCGAAATCCTCATCCTGGACGAGCCGACCGGCGTTCTGACACCGGCCGAGGCCGACCACCTGTTCCGTATCCTCAAACAGCTCAAGGACCAGGGCAAGACGATCGTGCTGATCACGCACAAGCTGCGCGAGATCATGGCGATCACCGACTCCGTCTCCGTCATGCGCCAGGGAACGATGGTGGCGACGCGCGAAACCAAGAAGACGACCGTCGAGGAACTGGCCGAGCTGATGGTTGGCCGGCGCGTGCTGCTGCGAGTCGAGAAGGGCGAAGCCAAGGCCGGCGAGGTCAAGCTTTCGGTGAAGAACCTTGTGGTGAAGGACCAGCGGGGCGTCACCATGGTTGATGATGTTTCGCTCGACGTGCGTGCCGGCGAGATCGTCGGCATTGCCGGCGTGGCCGGCAACGGGCAGTCGGAATTGCTGGAGGCAATCTCGGGTATCCGCAAGGCGGTTTCGGGCAGCGTGACCCTGGACGGCAAGCCGATCGACCTGACCGGCGCCGCTGACCCCAGCGAGCTGCGCCAGCGCGGGCTGGCGCATGTGCCGGAAGACCGGCACCATGTCGGCCTTGTGCTGGCTTTCGAGGAAAACGAAAACTCGATCCTCGGCTACCACAACGACAAGCGCTATCTCAAAGGACCGTTGCTCGACGTCGATGCCATCATGGCCGATGCCAAGGACAAGATCGCCAAATACGACATCCGCCCCGCCAATCCGCGTCTGAAGACCGCCAATTTCTCGGGCGGCAACCAGCAGAAGATCGTGCTGGCGCGCGAAATCGAGCAGGACCCCGGCGTGCTGATCGTCGGCCAGCCGACACGCGGCGTTGACGTCGGCGCCATCGAGTTCATCCACAAGCGGCTGATCGCCATGCGTGACCAGGGCAAGGCGGTGTTGCTGGTTTCGGTCGAACTCGACGAGATCCGCTCGCTGTCCGACCGTATCCTGGTGATGTTTGCAGGGCGTGTCGTCGGCGAACGTGGACCCGAGGCCAGCGAAGGCGAGCTTGGCCTGCTGATGGCCGGCGTCGAGCAGAAGGAAGCCGCCGAATGA
- a CDS encoding ABC transporter permease, producing the protein MSTPYAKLPAWADYGLIPLINLAVAFIVAGLVVLLVGENPFRAAVILVEGAFGRGQGIAYTLFYATNFIFTGLAVAVAMHAGLFNIGGEGQAYVAGLGVGLVCLALDRVVPWYITFPFAIAGAALFGAAWAFLPAYLQAKRGSHIVITTIMFNMIAASLMIYVLRDILKPEAAQEVKTRMLEAGAQLPRLNWIIELFGTAKIRSAPFNVSFLLALVMAYLVWLLIWRTKLGYEIRTFGFSQKAARYAGISEVRVTIIAMLISGALAGMMSINAIMGDQHSVYVDLAGGAGFIGIAVALMGRAHPVGIILASILFGMLYQGGAELSFEMPAISRDMIVIIQGLVILFAGALEHMFRPYIQTLFASISPKSVGMAAVKGEGA; encoded by the coding sequence ATGAGCACGCCTTATGCCAAGCTGCCGGCCTGGGCCGATTACGGGCTGATCCCACTGATCAATCTTGCCGTGGCCTTCATCGTCGCGGGCCTCGTCGTGCTGCTGGTCGGCGAAAATCCTTTCCGGGCGGCGGTCATCCTCGTGGAAGGAGCCTTCGGCCGTGGCCAGGGCATCGCCTACACGCTCTTCTACGCGACGAATTTCATTTTCACCGGCCTTGCCGTTGCGGTGGCCATGCATGCCGGGCTGTTCAACATCGGCGGCGAAGGCCAGGCCTATGTCGCCGGCCTCGGCGTGGGACTGGTCTGCCTGGCGCTGGACAGGGTCGTGCCCTGGTACATCACGTTTCCGTTCGCGATCGCCGGCGCCGCCCTGTTTGGCGCGGCATGGGCGTTCCTGCCCGCCTATCTGCAGGCCAAACGAGGCTCGCACATCGTCATCACCACCATCATGTTCAACATGATCGCGGCGAGCCTGATGATCTATGTGCTGCGTGACATCCTGAAGCCGGAGGCGGCACAGGAGGTGAAGACCCGCATGCTGGAGGCAGGGGCCCAGTTGCCCAGGTTGAACTGGATCATCGAACTGTTCGGGACAGCCAAGATCCGTTCCGCGCCGTTCAACGTGTCCTTCCTGCTGGCACTGGTGATGGCCTATCTGGTCTGGCTGCTGATCTGGCGCACCAAGCTCGGTTATGAGATCCGCACCTTCGGCTTCAGCCAGAAGGCGGCGCGTTATGCCGGCATTTCGGAAGTGCGCGTCACTATCATCGCCATGCTGATTTCAGGAGCATTGGCAGGCATGATGTCGATCAACGCGATCATGGGCGACCAGCACAGCGTCTATGTCGATCTGGCGGGTGGCGCCGGCTTCATCGGCATCGCCGTCGCCCTGATGGGGCGCGCGCACCCGGTCGGCATCATCCTCGCCTCCATCCTGTTCGGCATGCTCTATCAGGGTGGCGCTGAACTCTCGTTCGAGATGCCGGCGATCAGCCGCGACATGATCGTCATCATCCAGGGGCTGGTGATCCTGTTCGCGGGCGCGCTCGAACACATGTTCCGGCCCTATATCCAAACGCTGTTCGCTTCGATCAGCCCGAAGTCCGTCGGCATGGCCGCGGTGAAGGGCGAGGGGGCCTGA
- a CDS encoding ABC transporter permease, with amino-acid sequence MSFFDVIIQTLDSTIRLSVPLLLACLAGLYSERSGIFDIGLEGKMLAAAFAGAAAASVFHSAWIGLGMAILVSVSLALVHGFASITHRGNQIVSGLAINFVAAGSTIILGQAWFQQGGRTPALAPNERFEAITLPGADALRDVPIIGPIYSELISGHSLLVYVAFLAVPFTWWVLFRTRFGLRLRAVGENPAAVDTAGISVAWLRYRAVICTGILTAIAGAYLSMVQSGGFVKDMTAGKGYIALAALIFAKWRPVNAMFACLLFGFLDALAIRLQGAPLPIIGKVPVQLMQALPYILTVILLAGFIGKAIPPRAGGVPYVKER; translated from the coding sequence ATGAGTTTCTTCGACGTCATCATCCAGACGCTGGACTCCACCATCCGCCTGTCGGTGCCGCTGCTTCTGGCCTGCCTCGCCGGTCTTTATTCGGAACGCTCGGGTATTTTCGACATCGGCCTGGAGGGCAAGATGCTGGCGGCCGCCTTTGCGGGCGCCGCTGCAGCCTCGGTCTTCCATTCGGCCTGGATCGGCCTCGGCATGGCCATCCTGGTTTCGGTGTCGCTTGCCCTGGTGCATGGCTTTGCTTCGATCACGCATCGCGGCAACCAGATCGTTTCCGGCCTGGCGATCAATTTCGTCGCCGCCGGTTCCACCATCATTCTCGGCCAGGCCTGGTTCCAGCAGGGTGGCCGCACGCCGGCACTGGCGCCGAACGAACGGTTCGAGGCGATCACGCTTCCCGGAGCCGATGCACTGCGTGACGTCCCGATCATCGGCCCGATCTATTCGGAGCTGATCTCAGGCCATTCGCTGCTGGTCTATGTCGCCTTCCTTGCGGTGCCGTTCACCTGGTGGGTGCTGTTCCGCACGCGCTTCGGCCTCAGGCTGCGCGCCGTCGGCGAGAACCCGGCCGCGGTCGATACGGCCGGTATTTCTGTTGCCTGGCTGCGCTACCGCGCCGTGATCTGCACCGGCATCCTCACGGCCATCGCCGGTGCCTATCTTTCCATGGTGCAGAGCGGCGGTTTCGTGAAGGACATGACGGCAGGCAAGGGTTACATCGCGCTCGCCGCGCTGATCTTCGCCAAGTGGCGGCCGGTCAACGCCATGTTCGCCTGCCTGCTGTTCGGCTTCCTCGATGCGCTGGCGATCCGCCTGCAGGGCGCGCCGTTGCCGATCATCGGCAAGGTGCCGGTGCAGCTCATGCAGGCGCTGCCCTACATCCTGACCGTGATCCTGCTTGCCGGTTTCATCGGCAAGGCGATCCCGCCGCGCGCCGGCGGCGTGCCTTACGTGAAAGAACGCTGA
- the cdd gene encoding cytidine deaminase produces the protein MSHDLYLAAKAAMAKAYAPYSKFPVGAALRTEDGRVFAGANIEVASYPEGWCAETTALGHYIMGGGGKIVEIAVIAERMAKCSPCGGCRQRLAEFTRPDTKLYLCDETGVAETVTMGDMLPYGFRGDILK, from the coding sequence ATGTCGCATGACCTCTACCTTGCCGCCAAGGCGGCCATGGCCAAGGCCTACGCGCCCTATTCGAAGTTTCCGGTCGGGGCAGCGCTTCGCACCGAAGACGGGCGGGTCTTTGCCGGCGCCAACATCGAGGTGGCTTCCTATCCGGAGGGCTGGTGCGCGGAGACGACCGCGCTCGGGCACTACATCATGGGCGGCGGCGGCAAGATCGTGGAGATTGCCGTCATCGCAGAACGCATGGCGAAATGCTCGCCATGCGGCGGCTGCCGCCAGCGGCTGGCCGAATTCACGCGGCCCGACACCAAGCTTTATCTCTGCGACGAGACAGGCGTGGCCGAAACCGTCACCATGGGTGACATGCTGCCTTATGGCTTCAGGGGCGATATCCTCAAATGA
- a CDS encoding purine-nucleoside phosphorylase, with protein MKDAIDHLVERLDGLAPTVALVLGSGLGGLVEEVEDAIRIPYGDLPGFPKSGVTGHAGAVVAGHFAGKPVLMLAGRAHYYEHGDAAVMRPVIETLAGIGITKLILTNAAGSVDPDMPPGSVMLINDHINFSGSNPLFGEPTDRRFVGLTEAYDAGMRAAIERAAKATGTRLHQGVYMWFSGPSFETPAEIRMARIMGATAVGMSTVPEVILARFFGLSVAACSVITNLAAGMTGAELSHTETKDMAPIGGAKLAKVLHKLLRDGLLDG; from the coding sequence ATGAAGGATGCGATCGATCACCTCGTTGAACGGCTGGACGGCCTTGCGCCAACGGTTGCGCTGGTGCTGGGGTCGGGGCTCGGCGGGCTTGTTGAAGAGGTCGAGGATGCCATACGCATCCCCTATGGCGACCTGCCGGGATTTCCGAAAAGCGGCGTGACCGGTCATGCCGGCGCGGTGGTGGCGGGGCATTTCGCCGGCAAGCCGGTGCTGATGCTGGCGGGCCGCGCGCATTATTACGAGCATGGCGATGCTGCGGTCATGCGCCCGGTGATCGAGACATTGGCCGGGATCGGTATCACGAAGCTGATCCTCACCAACGCCGCGGGTTCCGTCGATCCCGACATGCCGCCCGGATCGGTGATGCTGATCAACGACCACATCAATTTCTCAGGCTCCAACCCGCTGTTCGGCGAGCCGACCGACCGCCGCTTTGTCGGCCTGACGGAAGCCTATGACGCCGGCATGCGCGCGGCGATCGAGCGAGCCGCGAAAGCGACCGGCACCAGGCTGCACCAAGGTGTCTACATGTGGTTCTCGGGCCCGTCCTTCGAAACCCCGGCGGAAATCCGCATGGCGCGCATCATGGGTGCCACTGCTGTCGGCATGTCGACCGTGCCTGAGGTGATCCTGGCTCGTTTCTTCGGGCTCAGCGTGGCCGCCTGTTCGGTCATCACCAATCTCGCCGCGGGTATGACCGGCGCCGAGCTGTCGCACACCGAGACCAAGGACATGGCGCCGATCGGCGGTGCCAAGCTCGCCAAGGTGCTGCACAAACTGCTCCGGGACGGACTGCTGGACGGGTGA